Proteins encoded within one genomic window of Panicum virgatum strain AP13 chromosome 1N, P.virgatum_v5, whole genome shotgun sequence:
- the LOC120657174 gene encoding ATP-dependent RNA helicase DEAH13-like — translation MEDSNALILPCKRKNKGQGKAKDGKKAKKEDPKMSKTKLKKLQKLEEEKQKKLLQAKSIEILQKHKISEDAYSLLHASGTIGQAETLKEKRRRAVQLSKAGLDVPEELSLFKRSSDKKISENSDIVEQILPAEFVEPAKSEDPCRELKHNMKNDSMKAMECQPKMDVEVSIPDPKTEGPSDNAHLLANQKIQPSIPSCSGSELDLQGKGPGQGQREAAVQECFGPPIVVPVSRPHEVEKARRDLPIIMMEQEIMEAIYENSIVILCGETGCGKTTQVPQFLYEAGFGTSDRDDRRGMIGITQPRRVAVLATARRVSYELGLKLGREVGFQVRHDKLVGSNCSIKFMTDGILLRELQDDFLLKRYSVIILDEAHERSLNTDILIGMLSRIIKGRKSLYADQQYKIRSGQKIRPEDMISHLKVVLMSATLQLKDFISNRRLFDVIPPAVKVPVRQFPVTVHFSKRTHDDYLGQAYKKVMSIHKRLPPGGILVFVTGQREVDYLCKKLRRASKAQTAKKPEKIDGNDNGPCPDVGDKEILEAYDIDRNKSEHRDDIFCLYDDDDMYPGPDSGSSDNETESEMNTDTDDEESVTYETTEEDAPVLAFLKNTENSSMLKASFGALSGISGVPESVEKSSDATSEEKTSPSAHYFSKCTERIPLSHGRLRVLPLYAMLPASQQLQVFQDIPEGERLVVVATNVAETSLTIPGIKYVVDTGKEKVKNYDHATGMSSYEVQWISKASASQRAGRAGRTGPGHCYRLYSAAAYGKDDLFPEFAEPEIKKIPVEGVVLMLKFMGICKVVNFPFPTPPNKESLVEAEHCLKTLEALENSADGKLTPMGKAMAQYPMSPRHSRLLLTVIKILKSQQGLARSNFILGYAAAAAAALSFTNLFLKQSDECDINGESEENNANPEANDPCERKRQKKHKAMVREAQENFCNPSSDALTIARALQFFELSESPVEFCRINSLHFKTMEEMSKLRKQLLRLTFHHSKFCKEFAWNSGDSDDVEQAWRSESSKRPLQINEEEILGQGICAGWVDRVARRNHIYSRSSRDDQKVRAVRYQSCALNDTIYLHRSSSVAQVAPELVVYSELLNTKRLYMHGVTSIKPGWLLKYASSLCTFSAPLEDSKPYYDPLNDQVYCYVSPIFSRHNWQLPLHSLPIQDSTSRLKVFACALLKGDVLPCLRNVKDFLALSPSFVFGPASQRRVGDLLARMRTDKKLKIGQYISRKLIDSPAALRDAWKVDPNFLYPEIKAWYQDRFHSHFDVKWEQMHQEVLLEGHELFPKRSKKVKG, via the exons ATGGAGGATAGCAACGCCCTGATTTTGCCCTGCAAGAGGAAGAACAAGGGGCAGGGCAAAGCCAAG GATGGTAAGAAAGCTAAGAAGGAGGACCCAAAGATGAGCAAGACTAAGCTAAAAAAGCTGCAGAAATTGGAG GAGGAGAAGCAAAAAAAGTTGCTGCAAGCTAAAAGCATCGAGATTTTGCA GAAGCACAAGATCTCAGAAGATGCATATTCACTGCTGCATGCTTCAGGGACTATTGGTCAA GCTGAGACTTTGAAAGAAAAACGTAGGCGTGCCGTGCAGCTGTCCAAGGCTGGTTTGGATGTTCCTGAAGAACTCTCGCTATTCAAGAGAAGCAGTGATAAGAAAATTTCTGAAAACAGTGACATTGTGGAGCAAATTTTGCCAGCCGAGTTTGTTGAGCCTGCTAAAAGTGAGGATCCTTGTAGAGAACTTAAGCATAACATGAAGAATGATTCAATGAAAGCTATGGAATGCCAACCAAAGATGGATGTTGAAGTAAGCATTCCAGATCCAAAAACTGAGGGGCCTAGTGATAATGCTCACTTGTTGGCAAATCAGAAAATTCAACCTTCAATTCCAAGTTGCTCTGGATCAGAGCTAGATTTACAG GGTAAAGGGCCAGGGCAAGGGCAACGGGAAGCTGCTGTGCAGGAGTGCTTCGGTCCTCCAATTGTTGTGCCTGTGTCAAGACCACATGAGGTTGAGAAGGCAAGGAGAGATCTCCCAATAATAATGATGGAGCAGGAAATAATGGAAGCTATCTATGAAAATTCTATAGTAATTCTTTGCGGTGAAACAGGCTGCGGTAAAACTACTCAGGTCCCTCAG TTCCTGTATGAAGCTGGCTTTGGCACAAGTGATCGAGATGATAGAAGAGGGATGATTGGGATCACCCAACCACgacgtgttgctgttcttgcCACAGCTAGGAGGGTGTCCTATGAGCTAGGGCTTAAGCTGGGGAGAGAAGTTGGTTTTCAAGTTCGGCATGACAAATTGGTGGGAAGTAATTGCTCAATCAAGTTCATGACAGATGGTATTTTGCTGCGAGAGCTCCAG GATGATTTTCTATTGAAGCGCTATTCGGTGATCATATTGGACGAGGCACATGAAAGGAGCTTGAACACAGATATACTTATTGGGATGCTTTCTAGAATAATAAAGGGTCGCAAG AGTTTATATGCCGATCAGCAGTATAAAATACGGTCTGGACAGAAAATCAGGCCAGAGGATATGATAAGTCATCTGAAAGTGGTGCTCATGAGTGCTACTCTACAGTTGAAGGACTTCATTTCTAATAGAAGATTGTTTGATGTGATCCCACCAGCTGTTAAAGTACCTGTGCGGCAGTTTCCAGTAACAGTTCACTTCTCAAAGAGGACACATGATGATTATTTAGGGCAAGCTTATAAAAAGGTTATGTCAATCCACAAGAGGCTTCCACCAGGTGGAATCCTTGTATTTGTCACTGGACAACGAGAAGTGGATTACTTGTGTAAGAAATTGCGAAGAGCATCCAAGGCGCAAACTGCTAAGAAGCCTGAAAAAATTGATGGCAATGATAATGGTCCATGCCCAGACGTAGGTGATAAGGAAATTTTGGAAGCATATGATATTGATAGGAACAAATCTGAGCACCGTGATGATATATTTTGCTTGTATGATGACGATGATATGTATCCTGGGCCAGATTCTGGTTCTTCTGACAATGAAACAGAGAGTGAAATGAATACTGACACTGATGATGAAGAGTCTGTTACATATGAAACCACAGAAGAGGATGCTCCAGTATTAGCATTTTTGAAAAACACTGAGAACTCATCTATGTTGAAGGCGTCATTTGGAGCTCTATCAGGAATATCAGGAGTGCCAGAAAGTGTTGAGAAATCAAGTGATGCTACAAGTGAAGAAAAGACCAGTCCCTCTGCTCATTATTTCAGTAAATGTACAGAACGTATTCCTCTATCGCATGGTAGACTCCGTGTCTTGCCACTATATGCAATGTTGCCAGCTTCTCAGCAGCTTCAAGTGTTTCAAGATATCCCTGAGGGGGAAAGATTAGTTGTGGTGGCAACTAATGTTGCAGAAACCTCTTTAACAATTCCCGGCATAAAATATGTAGTTGATACTGGGAAAGAAAAGGTTAAAAATTACGACCATGCTACTGGAATGTCAAGTTATGAAGTCCAATGGATAAGCAAGGCATCGGCATCCCAGCGTGCTGGAAGAGCTGGAAGAACAGGGCCTGGGCACTGTTACCGTCTCTACTCAGCTGCAGCATATGGTAAAGACGATTTATTTCCTGAATTCGCTGAACCGGAGATTAAGAAAATTCCAGTTGAAGGCGTTGTCCTTATGCTCAAGTTTATGGGTATCTGTAAG GTTGTGAACTTTCCTTTCCCTACGCCTCCAAACAAGGAAAGTTTGGTTGAAGCTGAGCATTGCTTAAAGACATTGGAAGCACTTGAAAACAGTGCTGATGGAAAACTTACACCAATGGGAAAGGCTATGGCGCAATACCCCATGAGCCCACGACATTCTCGGCTTCTTCTGACAGTGATTAAGATCTTGAAGAGCCAGCAAGGTCTTGCTAGATCTAACTTCATACTGGGatatgctgctgctgcagcagcagctttGAGTTTTACTAATCTATTTCTCAAGCAGTCAGATGAGTGTGATATTAATGGCGAATCTGAAGAAAATAACGCTAATCCAGAAGCTAATGATCCATGTGAACGGAAGAGACAGAAGAAGCACAAGGCCATGGTTAGAGAGGCTCAGGAAAATTTTTGTAACCCTAGCAGTGATGCTTTAACCATTGCTCGTGCCCTACAGTTTTTTGAGTTATCAGAAAGCCCGGTGGAATTCTGTAGAATTAATTCACTTCATTTCAAAACAATGGAAGAGATGTCAAAATTGAGAAAGCAACTTCTCCGTTTAACATTTCACCACAGCAAATTTTGCAAGGAATTTGCTTGGAATTCTGGAGACTCTGATGATGTTGAGCAGGCGTGGAGGAGTGAGTCTAGTAAAAGACCATTGCAAATTAATGAAGAAGAAATTCTGGGGCAAGGAATCTGTGCGGGATGGGTTGATAGAGTTGCAAGGAGGAATCACATCTATTCCAGGTCATCACGAGATGATCAAAAGGTTCGAGCTGTTCGTTATCAATCTTGCGCGCTTAACGATACCATATATCTGCACCGGTCATCGTCTGTTGCCCAGGTTGCCCCAGAGCTTGTAGTTTACTCAGAGCTACTTAATACAAAGAGGCTATACATGCATGGTGTAACCAGTATAAAGCCAGGGTGGCTTTTAAAGTATGCGAGCTCTCTTTGCACTTTCTCTGCTCCATTGGAAGATTCGAAACCCTACTATGACCCCCTGAATGACCAAGTCTATTGTTATGTTAGTCCGATTTTTTCTCGACATAATTGGCAGCTTCCCTTGCATAGTTTACCTATCCAAGACAGCACCAGTCGCCTGAAGGTATTTGCGTGTGCTTTGCTTAAAGGGGATGTCTTGCCATGTCTAAGAAATGTTAAGGATTTTCTGGCACTATCACCATCTTTTGTCTTCGGGCCTGCTAGCCAAAGAAGAGTTGGAGATCTTCTTGCCAGGATGCGTACTGATAAAAAATTGAAGATTGGTCAATATATTAGTCGAAAATTAATTGACAGTCCAGCAGCACTAAGAGATGCATGGAAGGTTGATCCAAATTTTCTCTATCCTGAGATAAAGGCGTGGTACCAGGATAGGTTCCATAGCCACTTTGATGTAAAATGGGAGCAGATGCACCAAGAGGTTCTTCTTGAGGGTCATGAGCTTTTCCCAAAGAGGTCCAAGAAAGTTAAAGGCTAG
- the LOC120657175 gene encoding uncharacterized protein LOC120657175, which yields MGRHGSSSGDAFPVCSRSPPELSDSPPLSKPGTAMSPGGGRRVGGNSNPPSQGVHPRYYVPKRGAVLKGIVRGVLRCFLLAFSASADSGGRRVRPAPAEAGAGDGGAEQGK from the coding sequence ATGGGCAGGCATGGCTCCAGCAGCGGCGACGCTTTCCCAGTTTGCTCGCGCTCCCCACCTGAGCTCAGCGATAGCCCGCCGCTCTCCAAGCCAGGCACCGCCATGAGTCCGGGAGGAGGGCGTCGCGTGGGCGGCAATAGCAACCCGCCGTCGCAGGGAGTGCACCCGCGCTACTACGTCCCCAAGAGAGGGGCGGTGCTCAAGGGGATCGTCCGCGGCGTGCTCCGCTGCTTCCTCCTCGCTTTCAGCGCGTCGGCGGactccggcggccgccgcgtgcGCCCGGCGCCGGCCGAGGCAGGAGCAGGAGATGGTGGCGCGGAGCAGGGGAAGTAG